The genomic DNA TTAGTTTAGGCTTCCTAACTTGCGGTTTGAAGTTTACAAGAATCAGTCAGGCTACTAGTCTCATCATCTTTGACTGGTTAGATTCTATGCTATTTCTTTACAGACAGCATCACCACATCAGATCACAAGGCAAGTCCCTTTGTAAGGTGTTACCGTAGAATGTATTATCAACACCTTCTTAAAAGCATGTGTGTTGAGGCAGATTGGTATTCTCTAAGAGGAGTTAATATGCCTCACTCAAAGCATGTATCAAACACACTGGCTTAGAATATAATCGTGCAGATAGTGTGCacaggcacacaaacacacctggtCAGTGTACCAGTAGTACGGAGTGGGGTCGATGCCTTCTCTCTTGTAGCCCTCGAGGAGCTCATCTGCATCCCAGATACGCATCGACCCTCCAACGATCTCACCAACGTTAGGCATCAGGACATCAACCtgcacacatgcgcgcacacacacacacaaagcagcaACATTTCCATTAGCAAAATACTGTGAATGCATTCATATACCGTATTATATTGCAGGTGTTGCCTGTTTGTCCGTAATATgtaatgtataattaaaaagtaatataCGACgtattataaatttatatatctTGTGTTGCGACAATCCTTAAGACCACAAATAAGGCATGTCAATCATcataatattcattttattatttagcatGTTTACAGCAATCGAAGTTAATCTAATACTCAGTCGGAAACATATGTGAACACCAACGAtggctttaatttaatttatactgAAGTGTTATTTACGAATAATATAATCGAAAATAAACATGTTAGTGCTTGTTAACGCAATGCTGGACTGAATAAAACATTTGGTTTCTTCTATTGTTGCTGACCgattcggtgaggcgttggtccTCGGGACAGCGCTGCatgtaaaatgatttaatctcaGCTGGGAAGCGACACAGAAGGATGGTCTCATTAATGGTGTCAGTCATCAGTCTCTCCGGGGCTTCAGGGATATCCTACAACAGAATCACAGTGACAGTAAATACATGGATACCAAATTATGCCAGAGGTTAACAACATAACCTGCACGGGAAAATAAGAGGGTAATTGGATGACAGTCATGATTTTGACATCACACAATGAGAAAACAAAATCAATCATGATGAAGGAGATTTTCCAGATGTCTCTCTTTACAGAagtttaaaagaattaaaagaatttaaaataaatcctaagcattgtactgtaggtattctgtttgtgtgtatttattctatgttgttaaatgtgtttgttatCTTGCATTTTAGTCAGAAAATGTTCTTCAGCTTCTGTTAATGCTTTGAATCCAGATCTGACATTCACCGTTACAACAATTAGTTCCAACTGAGTAACCTGCTCATGGTTGCACAGTCCATGAGTGGTGATATAAGAGCATAAGAGCCctgggacgtttaactatatgtatcagtACGCATCACAGGTGCTCTAACAGTggttaattacattaaatccTGGGCACCAGTATGGGTAAAAAATGAGGTCAGTAAGGTCTGCAGGActggaaagaggagagagcggctgcctgccaaaacccacatttaaaaccagtcatggAAGCACTTCCAGCAAGATAACGCttttgataatgttatgtcatcttaaacaacagtCCTTAGTATTTACATAAGGCTGACACATAAGGCTAAATCTCAACCAATTCTGTAACCCCTCATCAAGGATACTACTTGGtttgtggaacaagggattgtacaccctcgtgcactagctttccatttaatttattttgggaTTCATTTACCCCAGAAGTGGTGAAACAAGGGGAAATCTAAAATTTCTCCGTGGTTTATTCTTCTATTTTTACCTTGTGGCTTCATAGTCCCATTAAGAGTACTAACGGTTAATTACATTAACTCTAGATCGCCGACTCTGCCAGTCGCGGTTAGTTACTTCTGCCAGACGCTGAAGGATATGCGATGACTGAgcaaaataaacagttaaataaacaaacaaatcataatctgttaataataaattgtgctTGTAGAACTGCTGTATAAAAGCAATCTCACACTCCaagtcatgctgttgtgctaaATGCACTCCCTCTCATTTTACATTGCTTAATTATCTTTTGCTTTACTCAATGTATTATGCCTTTGCCATCTTTCATATTCAATCTTTCCTTGCCATTTTTTCTTAATGAATGCATGCTGAGTAGTTGGTTATACAAGCTCCCATGAAATTAAGTTTTGGTTTAAAGTGAAAGACAAACCTCTCCAAACTCATAATAAGTCCCATCATCTTTTTTAACGTCATGCTCCTTAAGCCATGTAATGGCATCAGTGTAGTTCATCCTCTTGAATGGTCTCTTGGGGGGCTTAAAGTCctgcacacacaccaaaaacagCTTGTTACTTATTTATGTGCAAGTAATGTACAGCAgtgtaaaattaccactaaaaTTGATAATCATCACTGAGagaaccttttatttttttatgtagtttaaATTAGTACAGTCCTAATTAAGAAAAATGGAAGTTCAGTCAAATCTAAAACATAATTTGACAGACTTTTTTGTATCAAAATATATGCCGTAAGGGTGAGAAATCCAAGGTCTTACAGGGTTTAGTTCGTAGAGCAGCGCAGCAGCAGGAGACTTAAGGACCCGATCCACTACGTCACAAACGAGATCCTCCAACCTGCTCAGCAGATCTTCAAAAGTCATGAAGGGACACTCCGCCTCAATATGGGTATACCtgagttttttaaagaaaataaattcaatcgAATTGTAGGTGACTAACGCAAATTCAGTGAAGTGTACTAATATTAAAATACTAGCAATCAGTTGTAAGTGTGTGATATTAGGACCGTATGTGTTTCAGTTTGAAGGACAAATTTCCCACAATATAGTGTGCGTAAACAGGATATTTGTACATATTCCATATAAATACACATAAAGCTGCCAGTGTCTATGTTTAACTTACTCAGACAGGTGTCTGCGGGTGCGAGACTGTTCAGCCCGATATGACTGGGCGATGCAGAACGTGTCTCCGAGCGCTGGGATGCACGTCTCCAGGTAAAGCTGAGACGACTGGGTTAGGTACGCCTGCTCTCCAAAATAATTCAGACTGAAGAGGGTGGAGCCACCTTCCACCTGAGTCTGCACTAGAGTTGGAGGAGTGATCTACAGAAACACGGAGACCCAAACATCTTAAGAAACTTAACACACATATTTTCGTATAGATGTCTCAGCTAGAGATAAGTGTGAATTTCAACCATAGGTCAATTATTCTTGTATTATTCCAATTTCGTAAATTTCGGGTTTagtattttcttgtttttttttttggctctttaGACTAAATAAATGCGAAATAATATGCTGTGCTTGAACAAgtactaattttaatattattgaaTAATAAGGGTAGAAGCCGTATCgcttaattaaatcaaaatttcaGTAATTACCATGATATATTGGCAGTTGACTATAATGTTTATGTCAGTGCTTGTCATATTCTCATtggtttattgttttgtttcattttaaactgcttcttgcatttatattttggtACTTTATGTATCCTTATGAAAGCATAATTTAAACGTAATGTAATTCCCacacagaaatttttttttttatggcctcACCTCATAGTAGCCGCGACTAAAGAAGTGCTCTCTAAAGCAGTGCGTGACCGTGGAGCGCACTCGCAGGATCTTGGACACATTTTCTCCACGGATCATCATGTGCCTATTGTTAAGCTGAACATCAACATCCGACTCCTCGTTCAGCAGGTTGTCAGCGCCGCCGGCTGGAGCAAGACCGATTAGCTCCCAGAAGTCACAGTGTAGCTCATGACCTCCTGGAGCCTAAGAGACAGCACCAAATTCATTTATAATAGCAGTGACTAGAATATTTTACTGGGCACTTCAATTAAATCAACCTAATCAATGAGATTAATCGATCAAAATTGACAAACTACATATTATACACAAACATATGTACATACAAATGGCTAGCTTATTGCTATATAAATGAAGaaagtaaatttacattttttaatttttgtctaAGACAAAAACTTTGTTGGCACTGTTGACTTTACtgttgaggtgcatatatgtacattaCCATAAGTTTTggccgtgaaaaaaaaaaaaaaaaaaaaactctttaatgAGATCAATgaattattgtttctatagtaacaactcgTTCACAGAAGATCGAATGGCtccacaataacaataaaaaaagactgtTATATGTATAACTTGCTTAGGTTAAGAAATTTTTCAAAAGAATGTTTAGAACATGTATagaacagattttaaaaacgtAATTCAAACAAACTACTAAGAAGTATAATGTGTCATTCTAGaattaagggaaaaaatacattatagCAGGCAAACTGTTCTGGCGTAATCAagtaatcaaaatatttatttttaccttaattAACAATAgtaatttatttccttttatctacaacattaaaaaacaaacaagcagtaCTGAATTGTTTTTAGTTCTTTGCATAAGAATGGTACCTGCTTTCCCTCAGGAACCTCTTTCACGGTTCCGTACAGAGCCACGGTGCTTTCAGTAGACAAAACCAGCCCGTTATAGCACtgacactgaaacacacaaacccaaacagtcatatatacacacataagtGCAGCACATGAAATGCATACTCCAGAAAAACTGAGAAAGCTGAGGCAATTTATCATTTCTAGCTAACCAGTTAGGCTAGCTCGCTGACAACACTGAGTACTAGCAAAAAGCTTATTAGCAGCTAGCTTATTTATATGAACTCTCGCAACACATTTTATAATCATATAAGAGAAAGTATATAGCTCACAAGATTTTTCTCACATGACTATATGAATATATAGACATACATTTCACAtgaatatatgtatttatattgacATTATAAGcatattttgctttacacgcgtgcacacacacgtgtgttataagaaacagtacacgtgcgGTGTACACAGGCgctaacaaaacacaaaataaaatgcgttttacgcacacacacgtggccACAGTGTTTAAGTGAACAGTACACGCATTCACGGATTTTGATTATACCAgaaagagacgcgcactaagacccagctggggagacaattacccacaattccgcagcgcaagaaagagaaaaaccattggctcagttgtgatcatgtgacgctcggcgtcaaaacaagaagcgcatgcatacatgatactcggtataccaagacttgctcattttttaagtcaaaattgattagaaatctttgcttgtcttgcataACGCccgcaaaccatgttactcgcaatccgaggttctacTGTATACCTTTTTCTGCAAAGGTCAAATTTCCATAGAAAATGTGTATATTGTGATTTAAGATTATAGAAAGATATCAAGGACCTTTACAATTCTACACCAATCAGCGATCACCCTATGACCACCTGCCCATTATTGACTATGTCCCCATTCTGCTGACAAAACAGCCCTGACCTGTCAAGGCTCCATTAGACAACTGAAaatgtgctgtggtatctggcccTAAGCTGAATGGCACCAAGTTGCAAAGTGGAACCTCCATGGATCTGACCTGTTTTTTGTAGGACATTCCATAAATGCTTAATTCAATTAAGATCTGGAGAATCTGTAGACCAAGTCAACACCTTAAACTCGTTGTGTTCATCAAACCATTCTTGAACCTTTTTTGCAGCTTGGCACGCTACATTATAATGCTGAAAGATTCCAGTGCGTTAGGGAATACTGCTTCCATGAATGGGTATGACAAATCAGCAACATTTATGTAGGTGCGGGTCAAAGTAACATACATCTGAAAAACATCACAGTGCCTTCACTGGCTTGCgttcttcccatagtgcattcTGGTATCAACTCTTCATATCAGTAAGCCTTGGTCGCCCTTGACCCTGTTACCAGTTCACTAGTTTTTCTTCCTTGaaccacttttggtatgtccagACCAATGCAAACTGGGAACATCCAAAAGAGCTACAGTTTTGGAGATACTCTGGC from Clarias gariepinus isolate MV-2021 ecotype Netherlands chromosome 19, CGAR_prim_01v2, whole genome shotgun sequence includes the following:
- the nars1 gene encoding asparagine--tRNA ligase, cytoplasmic, which encodes MADEATKGAEQMSLKELYVSDKQGSDQDGDGTELKPFKTPLKALLFAGKEPFPTIYVDSQNDGERWAVISKTQLKNVKKLFHREQMKTDSKEKKEAEDAERREKNLVEAKKIVIEIDPSLPEPKTIKIQHLEPYREQRVKVFGWVHRLRRQGKNLLFIVLRDGTGFLQCVLTDKLCQCYNGLVLSTESTVALYGTVKEVPEGKQAPGGHELHCDFWELIGLAPAGGADNLLNEESDVDVQLNNRHMMIRGENVSKILRVRSTVTHCFREHFFSRGYYEITPPTLVQTQVEGGSTLFSLNYFGEQAYLTQSSQLYLETCIPALGDTFCIAQSYRAEQSRTRRHLSEYTHIEAECPFMTFEDLLSRLEDLVCDVVDRVLKSPAAALLYELNPDFKPPKRPFKRMNYTDAITWLKEHDVKKDDGTYYEFGEDIPEAPERLMTDTINETILLCRFPAEIKSFYMQRCPEDQRLTESVDVLMPNVGEIVGGSMRIWDADELLEGYKREGIDPTPYYWYTDQRKYGTCPHGGYGLGLERFLTWLLNRNHIRDVCLYPRFIQRCRP